A window of the Chloroflexus sp. Y-396-1 genome harbors these coding sequences:
- a CDS encoding glycosyltransferase, whose amino-acid sequence MRILMFTYGSRGDVQPFLALGVALRQAGHIPILAAPERFAPFAISHHIDVLPLPGNIETLARQIADEARNQPLRLVWIIYRFAMPIGVEIARRIKRAARTVDMIVSSFLTVALSHLYAQEYGIAECTVELFPFFDPPAEIASIMWPTDLIGLTGRRLSHVFAQTVFRLSQSLSYRILRYRSPNIGPARLPWAAPGHHFGLLQAYSAALVPPGCAPLTVQTGTWILSQSGWQPPPDLQSFLAAGPPPVVVSFGSMATRDTSRIATIVLEALCQTGLRGIVQHGWAGLTFQRVPNTIYLADEIPHDWLLPQAAAIIHHGGAGTTATALRAGVPSIIVPFAADQPFWAWRAHKIGAAPPPIPANELSVERLQSALQQALDPVYRSRAAMVSAIMQAEGGTTAAVQHIERWARR is encoded by the coding sequence ATGCGCATCCTGATGTTCACCTACGGCAGTCGCGGTGATGTGCAGCCATTTCTTGCTCTTGGCGTAGCACTTCGCCAGGCAGGGCACATACCGATTTTAGCAGCCCCAGAGCGCTTTGCACCATTTGCGATCTCACATCACATAGATGTTCTGCCGCTCCCAGGCAATATCGAGACACTGGCTCGCCAGATCGCCGACGAAGCACGCAACCAACCTCTCCGCCTAGTATGGATCATCTATCGCTTTGCGATGCCAATTGGTGTAGAGATTGCCCGCCGCATCAAAAGAGCTGCACGTACCGTCGATATGATCGTATCCTCGTTTCTAACCGTTGCACTCAGTCACCTTTATGCCCAAGAATACGGTATTGCCGAATGCACTGTTGAACTCTTTCCCTTTTTCGACCCACCGGCCGAGATCGCCAGTATTATGTGGCCTACCGACCTCATTGGTCTCACCGGCAGACGCCTCAGCCACGTGTTTGCCCAGACCGTCTTTCGTTTGAGCCAAAGTCTGAGCTACCGGATTCTACGCTACCGTTCCCCCAATATTGGCCCTGCCCGTCTCCCGTGGGCTGCACCGGGACATCACTTTGGCTTGCTGCAAGCGTACAGCGCTGCGCTCGTTCCACCTGGTTGTGCACCTTTGACGGTACAAACCGGCACGTGGATACTCTCCCAATCCGGATGGCAACCACCACCTGACCTGCAATCCTTTCTGGCCGCCGGCCCACCACCGGTTGTCGTCAGTTTTGGTAGCATGGCGACACGTGACACATCGCGGATTGCGACAATCGTTCTGGAAGCATTATGTCAAACAGGTTTACGCGGTATCGTCCAGCACGGATGGGCAGGCTTGACGTTTCAGCGCGTCCCTAATACGATTTACCTGGCCGATGAAATTCCCCACGATTGGTTGCTCCCCCAGGCAGCAGCGATAATTCATCACGGCGGTGCTGGCACTACTGCCACTGCACTACGCGCCGGTGTGCCGTCAATCATCGTTCCATTCGCTGCCGACCAGCCATTCTGGGCGTGGCGTGCGCACAAAATCGGGGCCGCCCCACCACCTATTCCGGCGAATGAGCTATCGGTCGAACGATTGCAGAGCGCCTTGCAGCAGGCACTCGATCCGGTGTATCGCTCACGGGCAGCAATGGTTAGTGCGATAATGCAAGCAGAAGGTGGTACTACCGCCGCAGTGCAACACATTGAGCGCTGGGCCAGGCGGTAG